A section of the Herpetosiphonaceae bacterium genome encodes:
- a CDS encoding PIN domain-containing protein has product MYTVDASVWVNSFDQREAGHEISRRVLEYLRDQAVPVIVPFLVLTEVAGAVSRSRNNPAQALAFAAAISNLPNVTFVPLDATVAQQASQLAAQHGLRGADAVYGAVALQASCTLITLDHEHLTRLIGIVPTRTPADALTDLTP; this is encoded by the coding sequence ATGTACACGGTTGATGCAAGCGTCTGGGTGAATAGCTTCGACCAGCGAGAAGCCGGACATGAGATTAGCCGCCGCGTGCTTGAATACCTAAGAGATCAAGCCGTGCCGGTTATTGTGCCATTTCTGGTACTTACCGAAGTTGCGGGAGCGGTTAGCCGTAGCCGGAATAATCCAGCACAAGCATTGGCATTTGCAGCAGCGATTAGTAATCTTCCCAACGTCACATTTGTTCCACTCGACGCTACTGTGGCTCAGCAAGCGTCACAGTTAGCTGCTCAGCATGGACTCCGTGGAGCAGATGCCGTCTATGGTGCGGTCGCGCTGCAAGCCAGTTGTACCTTAATCACCCTCGATCATGAGCACTTGACGCGACTGATAGGGATTGTGCCGACTCGTACACCCGCAGATGCTCTTACTGATTTAACGCCATAA